Proteins encoded in a region of the Hemiscyllium ocellatum isolate sHemOce1 chromosome 10, sHemOce1.pat.X.cur, whole genome shotgun sequence genome:
- the fdft1 gene encoding squalene synthase isoform X3, with amino-acid sequence MDFLQSLGHPEELLNLIKYKLGPGARSRNLEDSMSETLRKCYIYLNQTSRSFAAVIQALDGDLRQAVCIFYLVLRALDTVEDDMSIPLEVKIPMLQNFHTYLYQPEWRYSQSQEKDRQVLEDFPSISLEFRLLAKVYQDVIANICHKMGAGMAEFLGKKVGSIKDWDMYCHYVAGLVGIGLSRLFSASELEDPVVGKDTELANSMGLFLQKTNIIRDYLEDQQEGREFWPQEVWSKYAEKLSDFTKPPNIQAALQCLNELITNALQHVPDVIKYLSRLHNQSVFNFCAIPQVMAIATLAACYNNPQVFRGVVKIRKGQAVTLMLEATNMEAVKGMIRQYTHMIGQKVPGAGSSGARTQQIVVKVESLSQSDGELMSRGHLSPIYLSLAVFLAAVSWQYWQTLTHTSEEYVHGH; translated from the exons ATGGATTTTCTCCAGTCTCTTGGACACCCGGAGGAGCTGCTGAACCTCATCAAATACAAACTGGGGCCAGGGGCCCGTTCCCGGAACCTGGAG GATTCGATGAGTGAAACCCTAAGAAAGTGCTACATTTATCTGAACCAGACCAGCCGCAGCTTTGCTGCTGTCATTCAAGCCCTGGATGGAGATCTCCG TCAAGCAGTGTGCATCTTTTACCTGGTGTTGCGGGCTCTGGACACGGTGGAAGATGACATGTCCATCCCACTGGAGGTGAAGATCCCGATGTTACAGAACTTCCACACTTATTTATACCAGCCTGAGTGGAGGTACAGCCAGAGTCAGGAGAAGGACCGTCAGGTGCTGGAGGATTTCCCATCG ATATCCTTGGAATTCCGCTTACTGGctaaggtttaccaggatgtgatTGCAAATATCTGCCACAAGATGGGAGCTGGCATGGCCGAGTTTTTGGGTAAAAAGGTTGGATCCATCAAGGACTGGGACATG TACTGTCACTATGTGGCGGGACTTGTGGGAATCGGCTTGTCCCGTCTGTTCTCGGCCTCTGAgcttgaggatccagttgttgggAAGGACACTGAGCTGGCCAACTCCATGGGGCTCTTCCTGCAGAAAACCAACATCATTCGGGATTACCTGGAGGACCAGCAGGAAGGTCGGGAGTTCTGGCCACAGGAG GTGTGGAGTAAGTATGCAGAGAAGCTGTCTGACTTTACCAAACCCCCGAACATTCAGGCAGCACTGCAGTGCTTGAACGAGCTGATTACGAATGCTCTGCAACATGTCCCAGATGTCATCAAGTATTTATCCAGGCTTCACAATCAGAGCGTCTTCAACTTCTGTGCTATTCCACAG GTGATGGCGATAGCCACTCTGGCTGCGTGTTATAACAACCCACAGGTTTTCCGTGGTGTGGTAAAGATCCGGAAAGGCCAGGCTGTCACCCTGATGCTGGAGGCAACTAACATGGAAGCTGTGAAAGGGATGATTCGACAGTATACCCACATG ATTGGACAGAAAGTTCCAGGTGCGGGGAGTTCTGGAGCCAGAACACAGCAGATTGTGGTAAAAGTGGAGTCCCTGAGCCAGAGTGATGGGGAGCTGATGTCTCGTGGTCACCTTTCACCTATTTACCTGTCCTTAGCTGTGTTCTTGGCTGCAGTTAGTTGGCAATACTGGCAGACCCTGACTCACACCTCAGAGGAGTATGTGCATGGGCACTGA
- the fdft1 gene encoding squalene synthase isoform X1: MYCAARSAWPLAVRAMQCDSRCSALPQPRILLCTICPCHQGTRSRQYCSPCLSCCAQRAAATGQSLLVALTDVEKMATPRKLFFATATLVYEDSMSETLRKCYIYLNQTSRSFAAVIQALDGDLRQAVCIFYLVLRALDTVEDDMSIPLEVKIPMLQNFHTYLYQPEWRYSQSQEKDRQVLEDFPSISLEFRLLAKVYQDVIANICHKMGAGMAEFLGKKVGSIKDWDMYCHYVAGLVGIGLSRLFSASELEDPVVGKDTELANSMGLFLQKTNIIRDYLEDQQEGREFWPQEVWSKYAEKLSDFTKPPNIQAALQCLNELITNALQHVPDVIKYLSRLHNQSVFNFCAIPQVMAIATLAACYNNPQVFRGVVKIRKGQAVTLMLEATNMEAVKGMIRQYTHMIGQKVPGAGSSGARTQQIVVKVESLSQSDGELMSRGHLSPIYLSLAVFLAAVSWQYWQTLTHTSEEYVHGH, encoded by the exons ATGTACTGTGCAGCAAGAAGTGCCTGGCCCCTGGCAGTGCGAGCTATGCAGTGTGATTCTCGCTGCAGTGCTCTTCCTCAACCTCGCATTCTCCTCTGCACGATCTGTCCGTGTCACCAAGGAACCCGCTCTCGGCAGTACTGTTCACCATGCCTCTCCTGTTGTGCACAGCGAGCAGCAGCTACTGGACAGTCCCTGCTCGTGGCACTTACAGATGTTGAAAAGATGGCAACTCCAAGAAAATTATTCTTTGCAACGGCCACCCTGGTATATGAA GATTCGATGAGTGAAACCCTAAGAAAGTGCTACATTTATCTGAACCAGACCAGCCGCAGCTTTGCTGCTGTCATTCAAGCCCTGGATGGAGATCTCCG TCAAGCAGTGTGCATCTTTTACCTGGTGTTGCGGGCTCTGGACACGGTGGAAGATGACATGTCCATCCCACTGGAGGTGAAGATCCCGATGTTACAGAACTTCCACACTTATTTATACCAGCCTGAGTGGAGGTACAGCCAGAGTCAGGAGAAGGACCGTCAGGTGCTGGAGGATTTCCCATCG ATATCCTTGGAATTCCGCTTACTGGctaaggtttaccaggatgtgatTGCAAATATCTGCCACAAGATGGGAGCTGGCATGGCCGAGTTTTTGGGTAAAAAGGTTGGATCCATCAAGGACTGGGACATG TACTGTCACTATGTGGCGGGACTTGTGGGAATCGGCTTGTCCCGTCTGTTCTCGGCCTCTGAgcttgaggatccagttgttgggAAGGACACTGAGCTGGCCAACTCCATGGGGCTCTTCCTGCAGAAAACCAACATCATTCGGGATTACCTGGAGGACCAGCAGGAAGGTCGGGAGTTCTGGCCACAGGAG GTGTGGAGTAAGTATGCAGAGAAGCTGTCTGACTTTACCAAACCCCCGAACATTCAGGCAGCACTGCAGTGCTTGAACGAGCTGATTACGAATGCTCTGCAACATGTCCCAGATGTCATCAAGTATTTATCCAGGCTTCACAATCAGAGCGTCTTCAACTTCTGTGCTATTCCACAG GTGATGGCGATAGCCACTCTGGCTGCGTGTTATAACAACCCACAGGTTTTCCGTGGTGTGGTAAAGATCCGGAAAGGCCAGGCTGTCACCCTGATGCTGGAGGCAACTAACATGGAAGCTGTGAAAGGGATGATTCGACAGTATACCCACATG ATTGGACAGAAAGTTCCAGGTGCGGGGAGTTCTGGAGCCAGAACACAGCAGATTGTGGTAAAAGTGGAGTCCCTGAGCCAGAGTGATGGGGAGCTGATGTCTCGTGGTCACCTTTCACCTATTTACCTGTCCTTAGCTGTGTTCTTGGCTGCAGTTAGTTGGCAATACTGGCAGACCCTGACTCACACCTCAGAGGAGTATGTGCATGGGCACTGA
- the fdft1 gene encoding squalene synthase isoform X4 → MSETLRKCYIYLNQTSRSFAAVIQALDGDLRQAVCIFYLVLRALDTVEDDMSIPLEVKIPMLQNFHTYLYQPEWRYSQSQEKDRQVLEDFPSISLEFRLLAKVYQDVIANICHKMGAGMAEFLGKKVGSIKDWDMYCHYVAGLVGIGLSRLFSASELEDPVVGKDTELANSMGLFLQKTNIIRDYLEDQQEGREFWPQEVWSKYAEKLSDFTKPPNIQAALQCLNELITNALQHVPDVIKYLSRLHNQSVFNFCAIPQVMAIATLAACYNNPQVFRGVVKIRKGQAVTLMLEATNMEAVKGMIRQYTHMIGQKVPGAGSSGARTQQIVVKVESLSQSDGELMSRGHLSPIYLSLAVFLAAVSWQYWQTLTHTSEEYVHGH, encoded by the exons ATGAGTGAAACCCTAAGAAAGTGCTACATTTATCTGAACCAGACCAGCCGCAGCTTTGCTGCTGTCATTCAAGCCCTGGATGGAGATCTCCG TCAAGCAGTGTGCATCTTTTACCTGGTGTTGCGGGCTCTGGACACGGTGGAAGATGACATGTCCATCCCACTGGAGGTGAAGATCCCGATGTTACAGAACTTCCACACTTATTTATACCAGCCTGAGTGGAGGTACAGCCAGAGTCAGGAGAAGGACCGTCAGGTGCTGGAGGATTTCCCATCG ATATCCTTGGAATTCCGCTTACTGGctaaggtttaccaggatgtgatTGCAAATATCTGCCACAAGATGGGAGCTGGCATGGCCGAGTTTTTGGGTAAAAAGGTTGGATCCATCAAGGACTGGGACATG TACTGTCACTATGTGGCGGGACTTGTGGGAATCGGCTTGTCCCGTCTGTTCTCGGCCTCTGAgcttgaggatccagttgttgggAAGGACACTGAGCTGGCCAACTCCATGGGGCTCTTCCTGCAGAAAACCAACATCATTCGGGATTACCTGGAGGACCAGCAGGAAGGTCGGGAGTTCTGGCCACAGGAG GTGTGGAGTAAGTATGCAGAGAAGCTGTCTGACTTTACCAAACCCCCGAACATTCAGGCAGCACTGCAGTGCTTGAACGAGCTGATTACGAATGCTCTGCAACATGTCCCAGATGTCATCAAGTATTTATCCAGGCTTCACAATCAGAGCGTCTTCAACTTCTGTGCTATTCCACAG GTGATGGCGATAGCCACTCTGGCTGCGTGTTATAACAACCCACAGGTTTTCCGTGGTGTGGTAAAGATCCGGAAAGGCCAGGCTGTCACCCTGATGCTGGAGGCAACTAACATGGAAGCTGTGAAAGGGATGATTCGACAGTATACCCACATG ATTGGACAGAAAGTTCCAGGTGCGGGGAGTTCTGGAGCCAGAACACAGCAGATTGTGGTAAAAGTGGAGTCCCTGAGCCAGAGTGATGGGGAGCTGATGTCTCGTGGTCACCTTTCACCTATTTACCTGTCCTTAGCTGTGTTCTTGGCTGCAGTTAGTTGGCAATACTGGCAGACCCTGACTCACACCTCAGAGGAGTATGTGCATGGGCACTGA
- the fdft1 gene encoding squalene synthase isoform X2 → MYCAARSAWPLAVRAMQCDSRCSALPQPRILLCTICPCHQGTRSRQYCSPCLSCCAQRAAATGQSLLVALTDVEKMATPRKLFFATATLDSMSETLRKCYIYLNQTSRSFAAVIQALDGDLRQAVCIFYLVLRALDTVEDDMSIPLEVKIPMLQNFHTYLYQPEWRYSQSQEKDRQVLEDFPSISLEFRLLAKVYQDVIANICHKMGAGMAEFLGKKVGSIKDWDMYCHYVAGLVGIGLSRLFSASELEDPVVGKDTELANSMGLFLQKTNIIRDYLEDQQEGREFWPQEVWSKYAEKLSDFTKPPNIQAALQCLNELITNALQHVPDVIKYLSRLHNQSVFNFCAIPQVMAIATLAACYNNPQVFRGVVKIRKGQAVTLMLEATNMEAVKGMIRQYTHMIGQKVPGAGSSGARTQQIVVKVESLSQSDGELMSRGHLSPIYLSLAVFLAAVSWQYWQTLTHTSEEYVHGH, encoded by the exons ATGTACTGTGCAGCAAGAAGTGCCTGGCCCCTGGCAGTGCGAGCTATGCAGTGTGATTCTCGCTGCAGTGCTCTTCCTCAACCTCGCATTCTCCTCTGCACGATCTGTCCGTGTCACCAAGGAACCCGCTCTCGGCAGTACTGTTCACCATGCCTCTCCTGTTGTGCACAGCGAGCAGCAGCTACTGGACAGTCCCTGCTCGTGGCACTTACAGATGTTGAAAAGATGGCAACTCCAAGAAAATTATTCTTTGCAACGGCCACCCTG GATTCGATGAGTGAAACCCTAAGAAAGTGCTACATTTATCTGAACCAGACCAGCCGCAGCTTTGCTGCTGTCATTCAAGCCCTGGATGGAGATCTCCG TCAAGCAGTGTGCATCTTTTACCTGGTGTTGCGGGCTCTGGACACGGTGGAAGATGACATGTCCATCCCACTGGAGGTGAAGATCCCGATGTTACAGAACTTCCACACTTATTTATACCAGCCTGAGTGGAGGTACAGCCAGAGTCAGGAGAAGGACCGTCAGGTGCTGGAGGATTTCCCATCG ATATCCTTGGAATTCCGCTTACTGGctaaggtttaccaggatgtgatTGCAAATATCTGCCACAAGATGGGAGCTGGCATGGCCGAGTTTTTGGGTAAAAAGGTTGGATCCATCAAGGACTGGGACATG TACTGTCACTATGTGGCGGGACTTGTGGGAATCGGCTTGTCCCGTCTGTTCTCGGCCTCTGAgcttgaggatccagttgttgggAAGGACACTGAGCTGGCCAACTCCATGGGGCTCTTCCTGCAGAAAACCAACATCATTCGGGATTACCTGGAGGACCAGCAGGAAGGTCGGGAGTTCTGGCCACAGGAG GTGTGGAGTAAGTATGCAGAGAAGCTGTCTGACTTTACCAAACCCCCGAACATTCAGGCAGCACTGCAGTGCTTGAACGAGCTGATTACGAATGCTCTGCAACATGTCCCAGATGTCATCAAGTATTTATCCAGGCTTCACAATCAGAGCGTCTTCAACTTCTGTGCTATTCCACAG GTGATGGCGATAGCCACTCTGGCTGCGTGTTATAACAACCCACAGGTTTTCCGTGGTGTGGTAAAGATCCGGAAAGGCCAGGCTGTCACCCTGATGCTGGAGGCAACTAACATGGAAGCTGTGAAAGGGATGATTCGACAGTATACCCACATG ATTGGACAGAAAGTTCCAGGTGCGGGGAGTTCTGGAGCCAGAACACAGCAGATTGTGGTAAAAGTGGAGTCCCTGAGCCAGAGTGATGGGGAGCTGATGTCTCGTGGTCACCTTTCACCTATTTACCTGTCCTTAGCTGTGTTCTTGGCTGCAGTTAGTTGGCAATACTGGCAGACCCTGACTCACACCTCAGAGGAGTATGTGCATGGGCACTGA